One genomic segment of Fusobacterium nucleatum includes these proteins:
- the ftsZ gene encoding cell division protein FtsZ: MTDAIKDLVKIKVIGVGGGGGNAINDMLYSGVTGVEYIAANTDKQDLEKSLADVKLQIGEKLTKGQGAGASPETGRLAAEEDIEKIQELLKGTDMLFITAGMGGGTGTGAAPVIAKAAKELDVLTVAVVTKPFNFEGERRKNNAESGIELLRQNVDSLVIIPNDKLFDLPDKSITLQNAFKEANNILRIGIKAVVDLVLGQGFINLDFADIKSVLKDSDIAVLGFGDGEGENRAMKAAEKALQSPLLEKSIQGADKILINLMTSQDVGLSESQTVTDVIRQAAGKKIEDVMFGVTIVPEFTDRIEITIIANNFKEGVDSNTDSPIRMDGTKPAEPLRETEKKKEPEEEIDIPPWMRNNKR; the protein is encoded by the coding sequence ATGACAGATGCAATAAAAGATCTTGTTAAAATAAAAGTAATAGGTGTTGGTGGTGGTGGTGGAAACGCCATTAACGATATGCTTTATTCAGGAGTAACAGGAGTAGAATATATAGCAGCAAATACAGACAAACAAGATTTAGAAAAATCACTAGCTGATGTAAAATTACAAATTGGTGAAAAATTAACAAAAGGACAAGGAGCTGGAGCTTCACCAGAAACTGGAAGGTTAGCAGCAGAAGAAGACATTGAAAAAATTCAAGAACTTTTAAAAGGTACAGATATGCTATTCATTACAGCTGGAATGGGTGGAGGAACAGGAACAGGGGCTGCACCAGTAATAGCAAAAGCAGCTAAAGAACTTGATGTTTTAACAGTTGCAGTGGTAACTAAACCATTTAACTTTGAGGGTGAAAGAAGAAAAAATAATGCAGAAAGTGGAATAGAACTTCTAAGACAAAATGTAGACAGTTTAGTTATTATTCCTAATGATAAGTTATTTGATTTACCAGATAAATCTATAACTTTACAAAATGCTTTTAAAGAAGCTAATAATATTTTAAGAATAGGTATAAAAGCAGTTGTTGATCTTGTTTTAGGACAAGGATTTATAAATCTTGACTTTGCTGATATCAAGTCTGTATTAAAAGATTCAGACATAGCTGTGTTAGGATTTGGAGATGGAGAAGGAGAAAACAGAGCTATGAAAGCTGCTGAAAAAGCATTACAATCTCCATTACTTGAAAAATCTATTCAAGGAGCAGATAAAATTCTTATCAACTTAATGACATCACAAGATGTTGGATTAAGTGAATCTCAAACAGTTACTGATGTAATTAGACAAGCAGCAGGAAAGAAAATAGAAGATGTAATGTTTGGAGTTACAATAGTACCTGAATTTACAGATAGAATTGAAATCACAATTATAGCGAATAATTTTAAAGAAGGAGTTGATTCAAACACTGATTCTCCTATAAGAATGGATGGAACAAAACCAGCTGAGCCTTTAAGAGAAACTGAAAAGAAGAAAGAACCAGAAGAAGAAATTGATATTCCACCTTGGATGAGAAATAATAAAAGATAA
- the ftsA gene encoding cell division protein FtsA — MKDDTIRKVALDIGNNRIKLLVGEMSSDFQRLSVTNYVKTRSNGISKSLIENPEALAIALKEAVNEAETVETPITRLSLALGGSGIHSATVNVKTSFPEKEIEKTDMDNLLRQAKRQIFGGREGQYRILYKEVYNKKIDISSGIVREPIGMIGKELQADIHLVYVDDNYVQKFIQVVNKIGIDIDRIYLNSYASAKGTLDDETKKMGVAHVDIGYGSTSIIILKYGKVLYAKTKPIGEMHYISDLSIILKIPKEGAEEILNKLKNKQIEADNTIRYGAKKVTLREIKDIILARTGDIIDFITTTIDESGFNGHLTKGIVLSGGAVEIDGVSEQIASRSGYLTRRMLPIPLKGLKDAFYSDAVAIGIFLEDMEREYKAYLEESKQPAPTIKEKKEVIKEETTSNNKINDKKMDRKEEIDSFLEDVEEMEPKKEDGKVRSFFRWFGELF; from the coding sequence ATGAAAGATGATACAATAAGAAAAGTAGCTCTTGACATTGGAAACAATAGGATAAAATTATTGGTTGGAGAGATGAGTTCAGATTTTCAAAGACTATCTGTTACAAATTATGTGAAAACTAGGAGTAATGGGATAAGTAAATCTTTGATAGAAAATCCAGAAGCCTTAGCAATAGCACTTAAAGAAGCTGTAAATGAGGCAGAAACTGTGGAGACACCAATTACAAGACTTTCACTTGCACTTGGAGGCTCTGGGATTCATTCAGCAACTGTAAATGTAAAGACTTCATTTCCAGAAAAAGAGATTGAAAAAACAGATATGGACAACTTGCTGCGGCAAGCAAAAAGGCAAATTTTTGGAGGTAGAGAAGGACAATATAGAATACTGTATAAAGAAGTATATAATAAAAAAATTGACATTTCTTCTGGAATAGTCAGAGAACCAATAGGTATGATTGGAAAAGAATTACAGGCAGATATACATTTAGTATATGTTGATGATAATTATGTGCAAAAATTTATACAAGTTGTAAATAAAATTGGAATAGATATAGACAGGATATATTTAAACTCTTATGCTTCAGCAAAAGGCACACTTGATGATGAAACTAAAAAAATGGGAGTAGCTCATGTAGATATTGGTTATGGCTCAACAAGTATAATAATTTTAAAATATGGAAAGGTACTATACGCTAAAACTAAACCAATAGGAGAAATGCACTATATTTCGGATTTATCAATAATACTTAAAATTCCAAAAGAAGGTGCAGAAGAAATATTAAACAAATTAAAAAATAAGCAAATAGAGGCTGATAACACAATAAGATATGGAGCTAAAAAAGTGACATTAAGAGAAATCAAAGATATAATTTTAGCTAGAACAGGCGATATTATAGATTTCATTACAACAACTATTGATGAATCAGGTTTTAATGGACATTTAACCAAAGGAATAGTTTTATCTGGTGGAGCAGTTGAAATAGATGGAGTTTCTGAACAGATTGCAAGTAGATCAGGTTACTTAACTAGAAGAATGTTGCCAATTCCTTTAAAAGGTCTAAAAGATGCTTTTTATAGTGATGCTGTTGCTATTGGAATATTTTTAGAGGATATGGAGCGAGAATATAAAGCATATCTCGAAGAAAGTAAACAACCAGCACCAACAATTAAAGAAAAGAAGGAAGTAATAAAAGAAGAAACAACTTCAAATAATAAAATTAATGACAAAAAAATGGATAGAAAAGAGGAAATTGATAGTTTCTTAGAGGATGTTGAAGAAATGGAACCTAAGAAAGAGGATGGAAAAGTAAGAAGTTTCTTTAGATGGTTCGGAGAGCTTTTTTAG
- a CDS encoding cell division protein FtsQ/DivIB translates to MGIRLLFLSGIIYLIYMLPQNFFRLDYFNIDKVNITDNSKMLQNELTKLAEKLYNKSNIYIDSNEIKEYIEKDIRVESAKVEKNSLGEITIDVKEKDLVYYAVIGKNIYLTDKEGKIFAYLNEKEVQGVPFIIANSEEEIQEISVFLNEISDLAIFKKISQIYKVNDKEFVIILTDGVKIKTNRVADNNDEINKEKENKRYLIAEQLYFNMSKERKIDYIDLRFNDYIIKYLGDRK, encoded by the coding sequence ATGGGGATAAGATTGTTGTTTTTAAGTGGGATAATTTATTTAATCTATATGCTACCACAAAATTTTTTCAGATTAGATTACTTCAATATAGATAAAGTAAATATTACAGATAATTCAAAAATGTTACAGAATGAATTGACAAAACTTGCTGAAAAGTTATATAATAAAAGTAATATTTATATAGATAGCAATGAAATAAAAGAATACATAGAAAAAGATATAAGGGTAGAAAGTGCGAAAGTAGAGAAAAACTCTTTAGGAGAAATAACTATTGATGTTAAAGAGAAGGATTTAGTTTATTATGCAGTTATTGGAAAAAATATTTATTTGACAGATAAGGAAGGTAAAATATTTGCATATCTAAATGAAAAAGAAGTGCAAGGAGTCCCATTTATTATTGCTAATAGTGAGGAAGAAATACAAGAAATATCAGTTTTTTTAAATGAAATTTCAGATTTAGCAATTTTTAAAAAAATATCTCAAATATATAAAGTAAATGATAAAGAATTTGTTATTATTTTAACTGATGGTGTAAAAATAAAGACTAACAGGGTAGCAGATAATAATGATGAAATAAATAAAGAAAAAGAAAATAAAAGATATCTAATAGCAGAACAACTTTACTTTAATATGTCAAAGGAAAGAAAGATCGATTATATAGATTTAAGATTTAATGATTACATAATAAAATATTTAGGTGATAGAAAATGA
- a CDS encoding D-alanine--D-alanine ligase yields the protein MRIAVFMGGTSSEKEISLKSGEAVLESLQKQGYDAYGIILDEKNQVTAFLDNEYDLAYLVLHGGNGENGKIQAVLDILGKKYTGSGVLASAVTMDKDKTKQIAQSIGIKTPKAYRTVEEIERFPVIIKPVDEGSSKGLFLCNNKEEAEEAVKKLAKPIIEYYIVGEELTVGVLNGEALGVLKIIPQADVLYDYDSKYAKGGSIHEFPAKIENKSYKEAMKIAEKIHNEFGMKGISRSDFILSEGELYFLEVNSSPGMTKTSLIPDLATLKGYTFDDVVRITVETFLE from the coding sequence ATGAGAATAGCAGTTTTTATGGGAGGAACTTCCTCAGAAAAAGAAATTTCTTTAAAAAGTGGGGAAGCAGTATTAGAAAGTTTACAAAAACAAGGTTATGATGCTTATGGGATCATCTTAGATGAAAAAAATCAGGTAACAGCATTTCTTGATAATGAATATGATTTAGCATATTTAGTTTTACATGGTGGAAATGGTGAAAATGGTAAGATACAAGCAGTACTAGATATCTTAGGAAAAAAATATACTGGTTCAGGAGTTCTTGCTAGTGCAGTAACTATGGATAAAGATAAAACTAAACAAATTGCTCAAAGCATTGGAATAAAAACTCCAAAGGCATATAGAACAGTTGAAGAAATTGAAAGATTTCCAGTTATAATAAAACCAGTTGATGAAGGTTCTAGCAAAGGTTTATTCTTATGTAATAATAAGGAAGAAGCAGAAGAAGCTGTTAAAAAATTAGCAAAACCAATAATAGAATACTATATTGTTGGGGAAGAATTGACAGTTGGTGTTTTAAATGGTGAAGCTTTAGGAGTTTTAAAAATAATTCCACAAGCAGATGTATTATATGATTATGATTCAAAATATGCTAAGGGGGGTTCAATTCATGAATTTCCAGCTAAAATAGAAAATAAATCATATAAAGAAGCTATGAAAATAGCAGAAAAAATTCATAATGAATTTGGAATGAAAGGAATTTCAAGAAGTGATTTTATATTAAGTGAAGGAGAACTTTATTTCTTAGAGGTAAATTCTTCACCAGGAATGACAAAAACAAGTTTAATTCCTGATTTAGCGACTCTTAAAGGATATACTTTTGATGATGTTGTAAGAATAACAGTTGAAACATTTTTGGAATAA
- the murB gene encoding UDP-N-acetylmuramate dehydrogenase — MKVFENQEMKNYSNMRVGGKAKRLIILENKEDIIEVFKDKKNTNIFFLGNGTNVLFTDDYMDKTFVCTKKLNKIEDLGNNLVKVETGANLKDLTDFMKDKNYSGIESLFGIPGSIGGLVYMNGGAFGTEIFDKIVSIEIFDENHQIREIKKEDLKVAYRKTEIQDKNWLVLSVTFKFDNGFNAARVKEIKELRESKHPLDKPSLGSTFKNPEGDFAARLISECGLKGTIIGNAQIAEKHPNFVLNLGNATFKDITGILTLVKKSVLEKFGIKLEEEIIIVR, encoded by the coding sequence ATGAAAGTTTTTGAAAATCAAGAGATGAAAAATTATTCAAATATGAGAGTTGGTGGTAAAGCCAAAAGATTAATTATACTTGAAAATAAAGAGGATATAATTGAGGTATTTAAGGACAAAAAAAATACTAATATATTCTTTTTAGGGAATGGAACAAATGTTTTATTTACTGATGACTATATGGATAAAACTTTTGTTTGTACAAAAAAATTAAATAAAATAGAAGATTTGGGAAATAATCTAGTTAAGGTTGAAACAGGTGCAAATTTAAAAGACCTAACTGATTTTATGAAAGATAAGAATTATAGTGGAATTGAAAGCCTATTTGGAATACCAGGTTCTATTGGAGGACTTGTGTATATGAATGGTGGAGCTTTTGGAACAGAAATATTTGATAAAATAGTTTCTATTGAAATTTTTGATGAAAATCATCAAATAAGAGAAATAAAAAAAGAAGATTTAAAAGTAGCATATAGAAAAACAGAGATTCAAGATAAAAATTGGTTAGTTTTAAGTGTAACTTTTAAATTTGATAATGGTTTTAATGCAGCAAGGGTAAAAGAAATAAAAGAATTAAGAGAAAGTAAACATCCTCTGGATAAACCAAGCTTAGGAAGTACCTTTAAAAATCCAGAAGGAGATTTTGCAGCAAGATTGATTTCAGAGTGTGGTTTAAAAGGAACAATAATTGGGAATGCCCAAATAGCAGAAAAACACCCGAATTTTGTATTGAATTTAGGTAATGCTACATTTAAGGATATTACTGGTATTTTAACATTAGTAAAAAAATCTGTTTTAGAAAAATTTGGCATAAAATTAGAAGAAGAAATAATAATTGTTAGGTAG
- the murC gene encoding UDP-N-acetylmuramate--L-alanine ligase, with translation MEKIYFIGINGIGMSGLAKIMKCKGYDVKGADICTNYVTEELLSMGITVYNEHDEENVKGADYVIASTAIKETNPELSYAKNNEITILKRGELLAKLLNRETGIAVAGTHGKTTTSSMLSAVMLSKDPTIVVGGILPEIKSNAKPGKSEYFIAEADESDNSFLFMNPKYAVITNIDADHLDVHGSLDNIKKSFIKFICHTQKEAIICMDCENLKEVVTRLPEEKTVTTYSIKDESANIFAKNIKIEDRKTNFELYINKELIGEFSLNIPGEHNIQNSLPIIYLALKFGVSRKEIQEALNKFKGSKRRYDVLFDKELENGYGNKTKKVRIIDDYAHHPTEIKATLKAIKSIDTSRLVAIFQPHRYSRVHFLLDEFKDAFVNVDKVILLPIYAAGEKNEFNISSEELKEHINHDNIEVMNEWKDIKRYVSRVKKDSTYIFMGAGDISTLAHEIAEELEGMSE, from the coding sequence ATGGAAAAAATTTACTTTATTGGTATAAATGGCATAGGAATGAGTGGACTTGCCAAAATAATGAAATGCAAGGGCTATGATGTAAAAGGAGCTGATATCTGTACAAATTATGTAACAGAAGAGCTTTTATCAATGGGAATAACAGTTTATAATGAACATGATGAAGAAAATGTAAAGGGAGCAGATTATGTTATAGCTTCAACAGCTATAAAAGAAACTAATCCTGAACTTTCTTATGCTAAAAATAATGAAATAACAATATTAAAAAGAGGAGAGTTACTAGCTAAACTTTTGAATAGAGAAACAGGAATAGCAGTAGCAGGAACTCATGGGAAAACAACAACATCTTCTATGCTTTCAGCAGTTATGTTATCAAAAGATCCAACAATAGTTGTTGGAGGAATATTACCAGAAATAAAATCTAATGCTAAACCTGGTAAAAGCGAATATTTTATAGCAGAAGCAGATGAAAGTGATAATTCATTTTTATTTATGAATCCTAAATATGCGGTTATTACTAATATAGATGCAGATCACTTAGATGTACATGGAAGCCTTGATAACATAAAAAAATCTTTTATAAAATTCATCTGCCATACACAAAAGGAAGCTATAATATGCATGGACTGCGAAAACTTGAAAGAAGTTGTGACAAGGTTACCAGAAGAAAAGACAGTAACAACTTATTCAATAAAAGATGAAAGTGCGAATATTTTTGCAAAAAATATTAAAATAGAAGACAGAAAAACAAACTTTGAACTTTATATAAATAAAGAATTGATAGGAGAATTTTCTTTAAATATTCCTGGAGAACATAATATACAAAATTCTTTGCCCATAATTTACTTAGCTTTAAAATTTGGAGTTAGTAGAAAAGAAATTCAAGAAGCTTTGAATAAATTTAAGGGTTCAAAAAGAAGATATGATGTGTTATTTGATAAAGAACTAGAAAATGGCTATGGGAATAAAACTAAAAAAGTTAGAATAATAGATGACTATGCTCACCACCCAACTGAAATAAAAGCAACTTTAAAAGCTATAAAAAGTATAGATACTTCAAGGTTAGTTGCAATATTTCAACCTCACAGATATAGTAGAGTACACTTTTTATTAGATGAATTTAAGGATGCTTTTGTAAATGTGGATAAAGTAATACTTTTACCTATCTACGCAGCAGGTGAAAAAAATGAATTTAATATTTCAAGTGAGGAATTAAAAGAACATATAAATCATGATAACATTGAAGTTATGAATGAATGGAAGGACATAAAAAGATATGTATCTAGGGTTAAGAAAGATTCAACATATATTTTTATGGGAGCGGGAGATATATCAACTTTAGCACATGAAATAGCAGAAGAATTGGAAGGAATGTCTGAATGA
- the murG gene encoding undecaprenyldiphospho-muramoylpentapeptide beta-N-acetylglucosaminyltransferase — translation MKKVMLTTGGTGGHIYPALAVADRLKIKGIEAVFVGSTERMEKDLVPESGHKFIGVDISVPKGFKNIRKYLKAIRAAYKIIKEEKPDAIIGFGNYISVPVIIAGILLRKKIYLQEQNVNIGSANKMFYKIAKMTFLAFDKTYDDIPIKSQSRFKVTGNPLRKEIDGLKYATEREKLGIKPSEKVLLITGGSLGAQEINNIVMKYWEKFCADKNLRIFWATGNNFEQLKKVRKTKKENDRIEPYFNDMLSVMAAADLVVCRAGALTISEIIELEKPAIIIPYGSVKVGQYENAKVLTDYDTAYVFTRDELDEAMKKVFEIIRNDEKLKKMRIRLKPLRKPNAAEEIIASLDIWRN, via the coding sequence ATGAAAAAAGTGATGCTTACAACAGGTGGAACAGGAGGACATATATATCCTGCACTAGCTGTTGCAGATAGATTAAAAATCAAAGGAATAGAGGCAGTATTTGTTGGAAGTACAGAACGTATGGAAAAAGATTTAGTGCCAGAAAGTGGGCATAAATTTATAGGGGTGGATATTTCAGTTCCAAAAGGTTTTAAAAATATAAGAAAGTATTTAAAAGCGATAAGAGCAGCTTATAAAATCATAAAGGAAGAAAAACCTGATGCTATTATAGGTTTTGGTAATTATATATCAGTACCTGTTATTATTGCAGGGATATTACTTAGAAAAAAAATATATTTACAAGAACAAAATGTGAATATTGGTTCTGCAAATAAGATGTTTTATAAGATTGCAAAGATGACTTTCTTAGCTTTTGATAAAACTTATGATGACATACCTATAAAATCACAAAGTAGATTCAAGGTAACAGGAAATCCTCTAAGAAAAGAAATAGATGGTTTAAAATATGCTACTGAAAGAGAAAAGCTAGGAATAAAACCTAGTGAAAAAGTATTACTAATTACTGGTGGCAGTTTAGGTGCTCAAGAAATTAATAATATAGTTATGAAATATTGGGAAAAATTTTGTGCTGATAAAAATCTTAGGATATTTTGGGCAACTGGAAATAATTTTGAACAATTAAAAAAAGTAAGAAAAACTAAAAAAGAAAATGATAGAATAGAACCATATTTTAATGATATGTTAAGTGTGATGGCTGCTGCTGATTTAGTAGTGTGTAGGGCAGGAGCATTGACAATATCTGAAATTATAGAATTGGAAAAACCTGCAATTATAATTCCTTATGGTTCTGTTAAAGTTGGACAATACGAAAATGCAAAAGTTCTTACAGACTATGATACAGCTTATGTTTTCACAAGAGATGAATTAGATGAAGCGATGAAAAAAGTATTTGAAATTATTAGAAATGATGAAAAATTAAAAAAGATGAGAATTAGGTTAAAACCATTGAGAAAACCTAATGCAGCTGAGGAAATTATAGCAAGTCTTGATATTTGGAGGAATTAA
- the murD gene encoding UDP-N-acetylmuramoyl-L-alanine--D-glutamate ligase, with translation MKKAMIYGLGISGTGAKELLEKEGYEIIVVDDKKAMTSEEALNHLEGLEFFIKSPGIPYNNFVKEVQKRGIKILDEIEIAYNYMIEKGLKTKIVAITGTNGKSTTTAKISDMLNYAGYKAAYAGNIGRSLSEVLLKEKDLDFVSLELSSFQLENIENFKPYISMIINMGPDHIERYKSFDEYYNTKFNIAKNQTEDLYFIENIDDEEIEKRAKQIKAKRISVSKFKKADVFVQNDKIYHDKDDIIDVDKLSLKGIHNLENTLFMVATAEILKIDKEKLKEFLMIATPLEHRTELFFNYGKLKFINDSKATNVDSTKFAIQANKNSILICGGYDKGVDLAPLAEMIKENIKEVYLIGVIADKIESELKKVGYEDRRIHKLVNIENSLQDMKKRFTKDSDEVILLSPATSSYDQFNSFEHRGKVFKELVLKIFG, from the coding sequence ATGAAAAAAGCAATGATTTATGGATTAGGAATAAGTGGAACAGGAGCAAAAGAATTACTTGAAAAAGAAGGCTATGAAATTATTGTAGTTGATGATAAAAAAGCTATGACCTCAGAAGAAGCATTGAATCATTTAGAGGGACTAGAATTTTTTATTAAAAGTCCAGGGATACCATATAATAACTTTGTAAAAGAAGTTCAAAAAAGAGGAATAAAAATTTTAGATGAAATAGAAATTGCTTATAATTATATGATAGAAAAAGGTTTAAAAACAAAAATTGTTGCTATAACAGGAACTAATGGAAAAAGTACAACAACAGCAAAAATATCTGATATGTTAAATTATGCAGGATACAAAGCAGCTTATGCAGGAAATATTGGAAGATCTCTTTCAGAAGTTTTATTAAAAGAAAAAGATTTAGACTTTGTTTCATTGGAACTTAGTTCATTTCAATTAGAAAATATTGAAAATTTTAAACCTTATATTTCTATGATAATAAATATGGGACCAGACCATATAGAAAGATATAAAAGTTTTGATGAATACTATAATACAAAATTTAATATTGCAAAAAATCAAACAGAAGATTTATATTTTATAGAAAATATAGATGATGAAGAAATTGAAAAAAGGGCCAAACAAATAAAAGCAAAAAGAATTTCTGTATCAAAATTTAAAAAGGCAGATGTTTTTGTTCAAAATGACAAAATATATCATGATAAAGATGATATAATTGATGTTGATAAATTAAGTTTAAAAGGTATACATAACTTAGAAAATACTTTATTTATGGTTGCAACAGCAGAAATATTAAAAATAGACAAAGAAAAATTAAAAGAATTTTTAATGATTGCAACTCCACTTGAACACAGAACAGAGTTATTCTTTAACTATGGTAAATTAAAATTTATAAATGATTCTAAGGCAACAAATGTAGATTCTACAAAATTTGCAATACAAGCAAATAAAAATAGTATTTTAATCTGTGGTGGGTATGATAAAGGTGTAGATCTAGCACCATTAGCAGAAATGATAAAGGAAAATATAAAAGAAGTTTATTTAATTGGAGTAATAGCCGATAAAATTGAAAGTGAACTTAAAAAAGTAGGATATGAAGATAGAAGAATTCATAAATTAGTAAATATAGAAAATTCACTTCAAGATATGAAGAAAAGATTTACTAAGGATTCTGATGAAGTTATTTTACTTTCACCAGCAACTTCAAGTTATGACCAATTTAATTCTTTTGAGCATAGGGGGAAAGTTTTTAAAGAATTAGTTTTGAAAATTTTTGGGTAG
- the mraY gene encoding phospho-N-acetylmuramoyl-pentapeptide-transferase translates to MLYFLAEHLAKLEFLKSIYLRAFLAFVISFCIVLFAGRPFIKYLKIKKFGEEIRDDGPSSHFSKKGTPTMGGVLIIAAVLLTSLFINDLTNSLILLVLLSTIMFAAIGFIDDYRKFTVSKKGLAGKKKLLFQGVIGLIIWAYIYFVGLTGRPMVDLSLINPISAHPYYIGAIGMFFLIQIVLMGTSNAVNITDGLDGLAIMPMIICSTILGVIAYFTGHTELSSHLHLFYTVGSGELSVFLAAVTGAGLGFLWYNCYPAQIFMGDTGSLTLGGILGVIAIILKQDLMLPIMGFIFVLEALSVILQVGSFKLRGKRIFKMAPIHHHFELMGIPESKVTMRFWIGTLIFGIIALGTIKMRGIL, encoded by the coding sequence ATGTTGTATTTTTTAGCAGAACATTTAGCAAAACTTGAATTTTTAAAGTCAATTTATTTAAGAGCTTTTTTAGCATTTGTAATATCTTTTTGTATAGTGTTATTTGCAGGAAGACCGTTTATTAAATATTTAAAAATTAAAAAATTTGGTGAAGAAATAAGAGATGATGGACCAAGTTCACATTTTTCTAAAAAAGGAACTCCAACAATGGGAGGAGTTCTAATTATAGCTGCTGTACTTTTAACAAGTCTATTTATTAATGACTTAACAAATAGTTTGATATTACTTGTTTTACTTTCTACAATTATGTTTGCAGCAATAGGATTTATAGACGATTATAGAAAATTTACAGTCAGTAAAAAAGGTTTAGCAGGGAAAAAGAAACTGTTATTCCAAGGTGTAATAGGTTTAATCATATGGGCTTATATATATTTTGTTGGTCTAACAGGTAGACCAATGGTTGATTTATCGTTGATTAATCCAATAAGTGCACATCCATATTATATAGGAGCTATTGGGATGTTCTTCTTAATTCAAATTGTACTTATGGGGACATCAAATGCAGTAAATATAACAGATGGACTTGATGGACTTGCAATAATGCCTATGATAATCTGTTCAACAATTTTAGGAGTAATTGCATATTTTACTGGACATACAGAGTTAAGTTCTCACTTACATTTGTTTTATACTGTTGGTTCAGGAGAATTATCGGTATTCTTAGCAGCAGTGACAGGAGCAGGATTAGGTTTTCTTTGGTATAACTGTTATCCAGCACAGATATTTATGGGGGATACGGGATCTTTAACTCTTGGAGGAATCTTAGGAGTAATTGCAATTATTTTAAAACAAGACTTAATGTTACCAATAATGGGCTTTATTTTTGTTCTTGAAGCCCTATCAGTTATATTACAAGTAGGTTCATTTAAATTAAGAGGAAAAAGAATTTTTAAGATGGCACCTATTCATCATCATTTTGAATTAATGGGAATACCTGAATCAAAAGTCACAATGAGATTTTGGATAGGCACTCTTATATTTGGTATAATAGCTTTAGGTACAATAAAAATGAGAGGTATACTATAA